The Breoghania sp. genome has a segment encoding these proteins:
- a CDS encoding FAD-dependent oxidoreductase, producing MGAGARKALYQFGYARSRDQDAFGRTGEAVRHPVVVVGAGPVGMTLAVDLALRGQPVIILDDADRIGEGSRAICFAQRTLEVWDRLGVAAPMVEKGITWQVGRNFLRDDLVYKFDLLPEDGHKMPAFINLQQYYAELFLVERIAELPLIDLRWNNKVTAIDSSGEGGPVGLTIETPEGAYRLAAEWLIACDGARSPLRDMLGLEFRGEVFDDRFLIADVKMAADYPAERWFWFDPPFHAGQSALLHKQPDDVWRIDLQLGPDADPEVEQRPENVIPRIARMLGHDNFELEWVSLYSFQCRRIDRFVHDRVIFCGDSAHQVSPFGARGANSGVQDAENLAWKLDLVLKDEAEPSLLETYDAERSFAADENIGHSTRSTDFIAPKSPMERILRNAVLDLAAKTEFARSMVNSGRLSKPTVYDTALSTADDETFSGVARLGAPVPDAPFKRADGSPTWLHDELGQGFTVLHVANGAAPNAVEGAALRIIGGELLDESGQFRRRFDATPGATYVIRPDQHLVARFRHFEATKVANAIARAKGLSDRAA from the coding sequence ATGGGCGCTGGCGCGCGCAAGGCGCTCTATCAGTTCGGCTATGCGCGCTCGCGCGATCAGGATGCGTTCGGCAGGACCGGGGAAGCGGTCCGTCACCCGGTCGTGGTGGTCGGCGCGGGGCCCGTGGGCATGACCCTTGCCGTCGATCTGGCTCTGCGTGGCCAGCCGGTGATCATCCTGGATGATGCGGATCGCATCGGCGAGGGCTCGCGCGCGATCTGCTTTGCCCAGCGCACGCTGGAGGTCTGGGATCGTCTCGGCGTTGCCGCCCCGATGGTCGAAAAGGGCATCACCTGGCAGGTTGGCAGGAACTTCCTGCGCGACGATCTCGTCTACAAGTTCGATCTGCTTCCCGAAGACGGCCACAAGATGCCCGCCTTCATCAATCTCCAGCAGTATTACGCGGAGTTGTTCCTCGTGGAGCGCATCGCCGAACTGCCGTTGATCGATCTGCGCTGGAACAACAAGGTCACGGCCATTGACAGCTCGGGCGAAGGCGGTCCCGTCGGCCTTACCATCGAAACGCCCGAAGGGGCGTATCGGCTTGCAGCCGAATGGCTGATCGCCTGCGATGGCGCTCGTTCCCCGCTGCGTGACATGTTGGGGCTGGAGTTCCGCGGCGAGGTCTTCGACGACCGCTTTCTGATAGCGGACGTGAAGATGGCCGCCGACTATCCGGCAGAGCGCTGGTTCTGGTTCGATCCGCCCTTTCATGCGGGTCAGTCGGCCCTTCTTCACAAGCAGCCTGACGATGTCTGGCGCATCGATCTGCAACTGGGCCCCGATGCGGACCCGGAGGTCGAGCAGCGCCCGGAAAACGTCATTCCCCGCATCGCGCGCATGCTGGGCCATGACAATTTCGAGCTGGAATGGGTCTCGCTCTATTCCTTCCAGTGCCGCCGTATCGACCGGTTCGTTCATGACCGCGTGATCTTTTGCGGCGATAGCGCCCATCAGGTCTCGCCCTTCGGCGCGCGCGGAGCGAATTCCGGCGTTCAGGATGCGGAAAATCTCGCCTGGAAGCTGGATCTCGTCCTGAAGGACGAAGCGGAGCCTTCGCTTCTGGAGACCTACGACGCTGAGCGTTCCTTTGCGGCGGACGAGAATATTGGCCACAGCACGCGTTCCACCGATTTCATCGCGCCCAAGAGCCCGATGGAGCGCATCTTGCGCAACGCCGTGCTTGATCTCGCCGCCAAGACCGAATTTGCCCGCTCCATGGTGAATTCCGGCCGTCTGTCGAAGCCGACCGTCTATGACACGGCGCTCTCCACCGCTGATGATGAGACCTTTTCGGGCGTGGCCCGCCTTGGTGCGCCCGTGCCGGACGCTCCCTTCAAACGCGCTGACGGCTCGCCCACCTGGCTTCATGATGAGCTCGGTCAGGGCTTCACGGTCCTTCATGTGGCCAACGGGGCTGCCCCCAACGCCGTTGAGGGCGCGGCCTTGCGGATCATCGGCGGGGAGCTTCTGGATGAAAGCGGCCAGTTCCGCCGCCGTTTCGATGCGACGCCGGGCGCGACCTATGTCATTCGGCCCGACCAGCATCTGGTCGCGCGGTTCCGCCATTTTGAGGCGACAAAGGTGGCCAATGCCATCGCACGGGCCAAGGGCCTATCGGACAGGGCCGCGTGA
- a CDS encoding MBL fold metallo-hydrolase, producing the protein MSKQFASAGDLEEKTISFVEIGPGCYAFTAQGDPNTGVIIGDESVMVIDTQATPAMAEQVIERIRTVTDKPIKHVVLSHYHAVRVLGASAYGASEIISSDLTYRMIVERGQQDWDSEYGRFPRLFQGADGIPGLTWPTITFGSSMTVWLGSREVRIMHLGRGHTMGDIVVWVPDAKVMFSGDLVEYHSACYCGDAHFGDWPKTLDRLAAFGAQAIVPGRGDALTSPAMVADGIALTRDFLSTLYGSVSASVEEGRSLKEAFDAARAAMDPKFGDFAIHDHCLPFNVARAYDEAKGIDHPQIWTAERDRMMWDALQGGADDAAIEEEAAAEE; encoded by the coding sequence ATGAGCAAGCAATTCGCATCCGCCGGCGATCTTGAAGAAAAGACCATTTCCTTCGTCGAGATCGGACCCGGTTGCTATGCCTTCACCGCGCAGGGTGATCCCAACACCGGTGTGATCATTGGCGACGAGAGCGTCATGGTGATCGACACGCAGGCGACGCCCGCCATGGCCGAGCAGGTCATCGAGCGTATCCGCACCGTCACCGACAAGCCCATCAAGCATGTGGTGCTGTCGCATTATCACGCCGTGCGTGTGCTGGGTGCTTCCGCCTACGGCGCGAGCGAGATCATCTCCTCCGATCTCACCTATCGCATGATCGTGGAACGCGGCCAGCAGGACTGGGACAGCGAATACGGTCGGTTCCCGAGGCTCTTTCAGGGCGCGGACGGCATTCCGGGGCTGACCTGGCCGACAATCACCTTCGGCTCGTCCATGACGGTTTGGCTCGGCAGTCGCGAAGTCAGGATCATGCATCTGGGGCGCGGCCATACGATGGGCGATATCGTCGTTTGGGTGCCGGATGCGAAGGTCATGTTCTCCGGCGATCTCGTGGAATATCACTCCGCCTGCTATTGCGGCGATGCGCATTTCGGCGACTGGCCTAAAACGCTGGACCGCCTGGCCGCCTTTGGCGCGCAGGCCATCGTACCCGGTCGCGGCGACGCGTTGACCTCGCCCGCCATGGTCGCTGACGGCATTGCGCTGACCCGCGATTTTCTCAGCACGCTTTACGGGTCGGTCTCCGCTTCGGTGGAAGAAGGGCGGAGCCTGAAGGAAGCCTTCGATGCCGCTCGCGCGGCGATGGACCCGAAATTCGGCGATTTCGCCATCCATGACCATTGCCTGCCCTTCAACGTTGCGCGCGCCTATGACGAGGCCAAGGGCATCGATCACCCCCAGATCTGGACCGCCGAGCGCGACCGCATGATGTGGGACGCGCTTCAGGGCGGCGCGGATGATGCGGCGATTGAAGAGGAAGCAGCGGCTGAGGAATAG
- a CDS encoding fumarylacetoacetate hydrolase family protein, with protein sequence MKLATLRDGSRDGQLVVVSWDLARYTPAGTVAATMQEALDNWGALEEGLRDLSTRLDIGQISGSPFDEELCLSPLPRAYQWADGSAYVNHVELVRGARGTPMPESFWTDPLMYQGGSDAFLSPRNPIRLANEDWGIDFEGEIAAVTDDVPMGISPENAGGHIKLLMLVNDVSLRNVIPNEYAKGFGFFQSKPSSSFAPVAVTPDELGDAWTGGTIALPLLVSYNGKLFGKARCDIDMTFDLPRLIAHAAGTRPLGPGTIVGSGTVSNKLDGGPGKTVEEGGVGYSCIAEKRTVETLTDGAPKTPFMKFGDRVRIEMKDASGNSIFGAIDQVVEKVGD encoded by the coding sequence ATGAAGCTAGCAACGCTGCGTGATGGCTCGCGTGACGGACAACTCGTCGTGGTGTCATGGGATCTTGCGCGTTACACACCCGCCGGCACGGTGGCTGCGACGATGCAGGAGGCGCTCGACAACTGGGGGGCGCTCGAAGAGGGATTGCGCGATCTCTCCACCCGTCTCGATATCGGCCAGATTTCCGGCTCTCCCTTCGATGAGGAACTTTGCCTCTCGCCGCTTCCGCGCGCCTACCAGTGGGCGGATGGGTCAGCCTATGTGAACCATGTGGAACTTGTGCGTGGCGCGCGCGGGACACCCATGCCGGAGAGCTTCTGGACTGATCCGCTGATGTATCAGGGTGGCTCCGACGCGTTCTTGTCGCCACGCAATCCGATCCGGCTCGCCAATGAGGACTGGGGTATCGATTTCGAAGGCGAAATCGCCGCCGTTACCGATGATGTCCCCATGGGCATCAGTCCGGAAAATGCGGGCGGTCACATCAAGCTCCTGATGCTGGTGAACGACGTCTCCCTTCGCAACGTCATCCCCAATGAGTACGCTAAGGGCTTTGGTTTCTTTCAGTCCAAGCCGTCCTCGTCCTTCGCCCCCGTCGCCGTGACGCCGGACGAACTGGGGGATGCCTGGACCGGCGGCACCATCGCGCTGCCGCTGCTGGTCAGCTACAACGGCAAGCTGTTCGGCAAGGCACGCTGCGATATCGACATGACCTTCGATCTCCCGCGCCTCATTGCGCATGCGGCGGGAACGCGTCCGCTGGGACCTGGAACCATCGTCGGCTCCGGCACTGTGTCCAACAAGCTTGACGGCGGGCCAGGCAAGACAGTGGAGGAGGGCGGTGTCGGTTATTCCTGCATCGCGGAAAAGCGCACGGTGGAAACACTGACGGACGGGGCCCCGAAGACGCCTTTCATGAAATTTGGCGACCGTGTGCGCATCGAGATGAAGGATGCGTCCGGCAACTCCATCTTCGGAGCCATCGATCAGGTTGTGGAGAAAGTCGGCGACTGA
- a CDS encoding DUF2865 domain-containing protein — protein MRRRSLSLLAMLGVIALTGMSGDVRAQGRDRRCYALEDELARLSSLSDNRSGGAEVQQWDEALREAARRLDGLERRSKRARCNGGGFLFSSPDPRICVPIDREIAETRERMARLSRNRAQVMRRSGGAASEKIAQVRQQLMALRCNAPTLRARSRGSDPRYPQGRTVYQEDRGGRVYARPAPNRNGVIDGRGAESGSREGGLFGMLFGGSNRAREQDYYTPREDRAYRGGGTYRTLCVRRCDGFFFPISFSTTEDQFYADADQCQTMCPGTEASLYVYRNPGEDASAMVSLDGIPYSEMENAFRYRTKFDPTCSCKAANMSVAGNGKQPYSGNMTPVTGERGGTTLNSSASGGTDWGPTPGYDPNEPWDPDAPWDANAGGDPDDPWGGYREPTNQALVTDTTPMAKLAASEDPDTILNQRGSYVPKLAKITPQRTVSAKDTGADGEGGTPVPRTDTGPVRRVGPAYFVAQ, from the coding sequence ATGCGTCGTCGGTCCTTATCACTGCTGGCTATGCTGGGGGTTATTGCCCTGACGGGGATGTCGGGCGACGTGCGGGCGCAAGGACGTGACCGACGCTGTTATGCGCTGGAAGACGAGCTCGCCCGGCTTTCCAGCCTTTCGGACAATCGCAGCGGCGGCGCGGAAGTGCAGCAGTGGGATGAGGCTCTGCGCGAGGCGGCACGGCGGCTCGACGGTTTGGAACGGCGCTCCAAACGCGCGCGCTGCAATGGCGGGGGCTTTCTTTTTTCGTCGCCCGATCCGCGGATCTGTGTCCCGATTGATCGCGAGATCGCGGAAACACGCGAACGCATGGCCCGCCTTTCACGCAACCGCGCACAGGTCATGCGCCGCTCCGGCGGGGCGGCGAGCGAGAAGATCGCACAGGTTCGCCAGCAACTGATGGCGCTGCGCTGCAATGCGCCGACCCTACGCGCGAGATCGCGCGGTTCGGATCCGCGCTACCCGCAGGGCCGGACAGTCTATCAAGAGGATCGTGGCGGGCGCGTCTATGCGCGCCCAGCCCCGAACCGCAATGGCGTCATAGACGGGCGCGGAGCGGAAAGCGGATCGCGCGAGGGCGGGCTTTTCGGCATGCTGTTCGGCGGTAGCAACCGGGCACGGGAACAGGATTACTACACGCCACGTGAAGACCGCGCCTATAGGGGGGGCGGCACCTATCGCACCTTGTGTGTGCGCCGCTGCGACGGCTTTTTCTTCCCGATATCGTTTTCCACCACCGAGGATCAGTTTTACGCCGATGCGGACCAGTGTCAGACCATGTGCCCCGGCACGGAGGCCTCGCTCTATGTCTATCGCAACCCGGGCGAGGACGCCTCGGCCATGGTGAGCCTTGACGGCATCCCCTATTCGGAAATGGAAAACGCGTTCCGCTACCGCACCAAGTTCGACCCGACATGCAGCTGCAAGGCGGCAAACATGTCGGTCGCGGGCAACGGCAAACAGCCCTATAGCGGCAACATGACCCCGGTGACGGGCGAGCGTGGCGGCACGACGCTCAATTCAAGCGCTTCCGGGGGAACCGACTGGGGGCCGACGCCGGGTTACGACCCGAATGAGCCATGGGACCCGGATGCGCCGTGGGACGCAAACGCCGGTGGCGATCCGGATGATCCATGGGGCGGATACCGGGAGCCGACGAACCAGGCGCTTGTCACGGATACGACACCGATGGCGAAGCTTGCCGCTAGTGAAGACCCTGACACGATCCTGAACCAGCGCGGCTCCTATGTGCCAAAGCTCGCCAAGATCACGCCTCAGCGTACGGTGAGCGCAAAGGACACAGGGGCCGATGGCGAGGGCGGAACGCCCGTCCCCCGCACCGATACAGGACCTGTCAGACGAGTCGGTCCAGCGTATTTTGTCGCCCAATAA
- the gltX gene encoding glutamate--tRNA ligase: MTVTVRFAPSPTGHIHIGNARTALFNALLARQNQGQFVLRLDDTDTARSREEYADAIIADLRWLGIEPVRIERQSARVALYDAAAEKLKKAGLLYPCYETPDELDRRRKRRRARGLPPVYDRSALKLTSEERAALEAEGRKPHWRFLLPNFQSDPFETRRSDVTWMDLCRGEQAVDLASLSDPVLQREDGTYLYTLPSVVDDIDLAMTHVVRGEDHVANTAVQIAIFRALGAEPPVFGHHNLLTTASGEGLSKRSGALSIGSLREQGLEPMTVASLAVLIGTSEAVEPKADLDALAAGFDLSGVSRAPARFDPADLPALNARLLHHLPAGAVRDRLVALGVSADKTEAFWAAVSGNLERFGDAKDWWQVVSGPLTPVIEADDAEFLKTAATVLPAEPWDGETWKAWTNAVKAETGRKGKGLFMPLRKALTGLDHGPELARLLPLIGRQNTLDRLV; this comes from the coding sequence ATGACCGTAACCGTCCGCTTCGCCCCTTCGCCCACGGGTCACATCCATATCGGCAACGCCAGAACGGCACTGTTCAACGCGTTGCTGGCCCGGCAAAACCAAGGGCAATTCGTGCTGCGGCTCGACGATACGGATACGGCGCGTTCGCGCGAGGAATATGCCGACGCGATTATTGCGGATCTTCGCTGGCTCGGTATCGAGCCCGTCCGTATCGAGCGCCAGTCCGCGCGCGTCGCGCTTTACGACGCGGCTGCGGAAAAACTCAAGAAGGCCGGTCTCCTTTATCCCTGCTACGAGACGCCGGACGAACTTGACCGCCGCCGCAAGCGTCGCCGCGCCCGTGGGCTGCCGCCGGTCTATGACCGCTCGGCGCTGAAGCTCACCAGCGAGGAACGCGCTGCGCTGGAAGCGGAAGGCCGGAAACCGCACTGGCGCTTCCTGTTGCCGAATTTTCAAAGCGATCCTTTTGAGACGCGGCGCAGCGACGTTACCTGGATGGATCTGTGTCGCGGCGAACAGGCGGTCGATCTCGCCTCGCTCTCCGATCCGGTGCTCCAGCGAGAGGACGGCACCTATCTCTACACACTGCCCTCGGTGGTCGATGATATTGATCTCGCAATGACCCACGTCGTGCGAGGCGAGGATCATGTGGCCAATACCGCCGTACAGATCGCGATCTTCAGGGCGCTGGGGGCGGAGCCGCCCGTTTTCGGCCATCACAACCTGCTGACGACCGCTTCCGGTGAGGGGCTTTCCAAGCGCTCCGGCGCGCTCTCCATCGGGTCGTTGCGCGAACAAGGGCTGGAGCCCATGACGGTGGCAAGCCTTGCCGTTCTGATCGGAACGTCCGAGGCGGTGGAGCCGAAGGCCGACCTTGATGCGCTGGCGGCGGGCTTTGATCTCTCTGGGGTTTCGCGCGCGCCTGCGCGCTTCGATCCGGCCGACCTGCCTGCGCTGAACGCCCGCCTGCTGCACCATCTGCCGGCCGGTGCGGTGAGGGACCGTCTCGTCGCGCTGGGCGTGTCGGCGGACAAGACCGAAGCCTTCTGGGCAGCGGTTTCCGGCAATCTTGAGCGTTTCGGGGATGCGAAAGACTGGTGGCAGGTCGTTTCAGGCCCGCTCACGCCTGTCATCGAGGCCGACGACGCCGAGTTTCTGAAAACGGCAGCAACCGTTTTGCCCGCCGAGCCGTGGGACGGCGAGACATGGAAAGCATGGACGAATGCGGTGAAGGCGGAGACGGGCCGCAAGGGAAAGGGGCTCTTCATGCCGCTTCGCAAGGCGCTGACGGGCCTCGATCACGGTCCGGAACTTGCCCGCCTGCTGCCGCTTATTGGGCGACAAAATACGCTGGACCGACTCGTCTGA
- a CDS encoding NAD+ synthase: MTPITDTLRLALVQLNPTMGDLLGNAAKLRDARARATAEGADLMVTSELFICGYPPEDLVLKPAFIRACRQVVEDLAAETADGGPAILIGAPWMVGDELHNVVCLLDEGKVQAVRSKVDLPNYGPFDEKRVFQSGPLPGPVDFRGVRLGVPICEDTWSDEVCECLAETGAEILIVPNGSPYWADRVEERIQVEVARVVETGLPLVYVNQMGGQDELIFDGASFALEADRTLSIQLPQFEEAVATFTWKREGETWKCVDGTRVATPGLAEAQWRACVMGLRDYVTKNGFPGVILGLSGGIDSAICAAMAVDALGADKVRCVMLPYRYTASESLEDAEACARALGVAYDVVPIEPAVAGMETALKPMFEGLTPDVTEENIQARTRGVILMALSNKFGPMVVTTGNKSEMSVGYATLYGDMNGGFNPIKDIYKTEVFKLAAWRNTNRPADALGPDGEVIPVRIITKPPSAELRPDQTDQDSLPPYDELDDILECLVEREMGVSEIAARGHDEALVNRIQNLLYVAEYKRRQAPPGVKVTSRNFGRDRRYPITNRFRDKR, encoded by the coding sequence ATGACACCGATCACCGACACGCTGCGTCTCGCTCTCGTTCAACTCAACCCGACGATGGGCGATCTTCTCGGCAACGCCGCAAAGCTGCGTGACGCGCGTGCGCGCGCGACCGCCGAGGGGGCGGACCTGATGGTCACCTCCGAGCTTTTCATCTGTGGCTATCCGCCCGAGGACCTTGTCCTGAAGCCCGCCTTCATCCGCGCCTGTCGGCAGGTGGTGGAAGATCTGGCTGCCGAGACCGCCGATGGTGGCCCGGCAATCCTCATCGGCGCGCCGTGGATGGTTGGCGACGAACTGCACAACGTTGTCTGCCTGCTTGATGAGGGCAAGGTGCAGGCCGTGCGCTCCAAGGTCGACCTGCCCAATTACGGTCCGTTCGACGAAAAGCGTGTCTTCCAGTCCGGCCCGTTGCCGGGTCCCGTCGATTTTCGCGGAGTGCGCCTCGGCGTGCCGATCTGCGAGGACACATGGAGCGATGAGGTCTGCGAGTGCCTGGCGGAGACGGGCGCGGAAATCCTGATCGTGCCGAACGGCTCTCCCTACTGGGCCGATAGGGTGGAGGAGCGCATTCAGGTTGAGGTCGCCCGCGTCGTGGAGACCGGACTTCCGCTGGTTTACGTCAACCAGATGGGCGGACAGGACGAGCTGATTTTTGACGGCGCCTCCTTCGCGCTTGAGGCCGACCGCACCCTTTCCATTCAGTTGCCGCAGTTCGAAGAGGCGGTCGCCACCTTCACGTGGAAACGGGAGGGCGAGACATGGAAATGCGTGGACGGCACGCGCGTCGCCACACCAGGCTTGGCGGAGGCGCAGTGGCGCGCCTGTGTCATGGGTCTTCGCGACTACGTCACCAAAAACGGGTTTCCGGGCGTCATTCTGGGCCTGTCCGGCGGTATCGATTCTGCCATCTGTGCGGCCATGGCGGTGGATGCGCTGGGCGCCGACAAGGTGCGCTGCGTGATGCTGCCTTATCGCTACACCGCTTCGGAAAGCCTTGAGGACGCAGAGGCCTGCGCCCGCGCGCTGGGTGTCGCCTACGACGTGGTGCCGATTGAACCCGCCGTTGCCGGGATGGAGACTGCGCTGAAGCCGATGTTTGAGGGGCTGACGCCCGATGTGACGGAAGAGAACATCCAGGCGCGCACACGCGGCGTCATCCTGATGGCGCTCTCCAACAAGTTTGGCCCAATGGTGGTTACCACCGGCAACAAGTCGGAAATGTCGGTCGGCTACGCCACGCTTTACGGCGACATGAACGGCGGTTTCAACCCGATCAAGGACATCTACAAGACGGAAGTCTTCAAGCTGGCGGCATGGCGCAACACCAACCGGCCCGCCGATGCGCTGGGCCCGGATGGTGAAGTCATTCCGGTGCGCATCATCACCAAGCCGCCTTCCGCGGAATTGCGTCCCGACCAGACCGACCAGGATTCATTGCCGCCCTATGATGAGCTTGACGACATTCTCGAATGCCTCGTTGAGCGCGAAATGGGCGTTTCCGAAATCGCAGCCCGCGGTCACGACGAGGCGCTGGTCAACCGAATCCAGAACCTTCTCTATGTGGCGGAGTACAAGCGCAGGCAAGCGCCTCCGGGGGTGAAGGTCACCAGCCGCAATTTCGGCCGCGACCGGCGCTACCCGATCACCAACAGGTTCCGCGACAAACGGTGA
- a CDS encoding response regulator yields the protein MRCGIDLAGLSFLVVDDSAFMRNAVKTVLAELGTRRVTEASDGGQALEQIAWDAPDIIICDWLMKPMGGEDFMRSLRGDPTSSIATLPVIMLTSFSGRDHALTAARLGVNEFIQKPLTPGSLARRIERIVTEDRPFIRVPGYFGPLPRAAGIDGAKLREIAQRRARERAEEEADARHMAVDAEVEAQAEIGGEATRAA from the coding sequence ATGCGTTGCGGAATAGATCTGGCTGGTTTGAGTTTCCTCGTTGTCGACGACAGCGCGTTCATGCGCAACGCCGTCAAGACGGTGCTTGCGGAACTTGGAACACGACGGGTCACGGAAGCCTCCGACGGCGGTCAGGCCCTTGAGCAGATCGCCTGGGATGCCCCGGACATCATCATCTGCGACTGGCTGATGAAACCCATGGGCGGCGAGGATTTCATGCGCAGTCTGCGCGGCGATCCCACATCGTCCATCGCAACGCTTCCCGTCATCATGCTGACCTCGTTTTCGGGGCGCGATCATGCGCTGACCGCCGCACGCCTTGGTGTGAACGAGTTCATCCAGAAGCCGCTGACGCCGGGTTCTCTGGCGCGCCGAATCGAGCGCATTGTCACCGAAGACCGGCCCTTCATTCGCGTGCCGGGCTACTTCGGGCCGCTGCCGCGCGCCGCCGGCATAGATGGTGCCAAGCTGCGTGAGATCGCACAAAGGCGCGCCCGGGAGCGCGCCGAGGAAGAGGCGGATGCCCGGCACATGGCGGTGGATGCCGAGGTCGAGGCACAGGCCGAAATCGGCGGCGAGGCGACGCGCGCGGCCTGA
- a CDS encoding 3-deoxy-7-phosphoheptulonate synthase class II: MAEKWTPETWRSKPIQQVPDYPDKAALEAVEAKLATFPPLVFAGEARKLKKQLAEVAEGRAFLLQGGDCAESFAEHRADNIRDFFRVFLQMAVVLTYAASSPVVKVGRIAGQFAKPRSSPTEKIGDVELPSYRGDIVNGIDFTEADRMPDPARLEMAYRQSAATLNLLRAFAQGGFANLDHVHQWMLGFVKDSPQASRYQDIADRISEALNFMRACGVDPDSAPQLRSTDFFTSHEALLLGYEEALTRIDSTSGDWYATTGHMVWIGDRTRQPDHAHVEFCRGIKNPIGLKCGPSMEPDNLLRLIDTLNPTNEAGRLTLIARYGADKVYDHLPKLVRAVEGEGRKVVWSCDPMHGNTIKAATGFKTRPFDRILEEVEAFFAVHRAEGSHPGGIHIEMTGKAVTECTGGARAISEDELSARYHTHCDPRLNADQALELAFLVAENIKKEREERNASAAAVS, from the coding sequence ATGGCGGAGAAGTGGACACCGGAGACCTGGCGGTCCAAGCCGATTCAGCAGGTGCCCGATTATCCCGACAAGGCGGCTCTGGAAGCCGTCGAGGCGAAGCTTGCGACCTTTCCGCCGCTTGTTTTTGCAGGCGAGGCGCGCAAGCTCAAGAAGCAGCTCGCCGAAGTGGCCGAGGGCCGTGCTTTCCTGCTTCAGGGCGGCGATTGCGCCGAGAGCTTTGCCGAGCACCGCGCTGACAATATCCGAGATTTCTTCCGCGTCTTCCTGCAGATGGCGGTTGTCCTGACCTACGCCGCCTCCTCGCCGGTGGTGAAGGTGGGCCGCATTGCCGGACAGTTCGCCAAGCCGCGCTCCTCGCCGACTGAAAAGATCGGCGACGTGGAGTTGCCGAGCTACCGCGGTGATATCGTCAATGGCATCGACTTCACCGAAGCCGATCGCATGCCTGACCCGGCGCGTCTTGAGATGGCCTATCGGCAGTCGGCCGCCACGCTGAACCTGCTGCGCGCCTTCGCTCAGGGTGGTTTCGCCAATCTCGACCACGTGCATCAGTGGATGCTGGGCTTCGTCAAGGACAGCCCGCAGGCTTCGCGCTATCAGGACATCGCTGATCGGATCTCCGAAGCACTCAATTTCATGCGCGCCTGTGGCGTCGATCCCGACAGTGCCCCGCAGCTGCGGTCCACCGACTTCTTCACCAGCCACGAGGCGCTGCTTCTGGGTTACGAAGAGGCGCTGACGCGCATCGATTCCACCTCCGGCGACTGGTACGCCACCACCGGCCACATGGTCTGGATCGGCGACCGCACCCGCCAGCCGGACCATGCCCACGTGGAATTCTGCCGTGGCATCAAGAACCCGATCGGCCTGAAATGCGGCCCCTCCATGGAGCCGGACAACCTCCTGCGCCTGATCGATACGCTGAACCCGACCAACGAGGCGGGCCGGTTGACCCTGATCGCGCGTTACGGCGCAGACAAGGTCTATGACCACCTGCCCAAGCTCGTTCGGGCTGTTGAAGGCGAAGGCCGCAAGGTGGTGTGGTCCTGCGATCCCATGCACGGCAACACGATCAAGGCTGCGACCGGCTTCAAGACCCGTCCCTTCGATCGCATTCTGGAGGAGGTAGAAGCCTTCTTTGCCGTGCACCGGGCCGAAGGTTCGCATCCCGGCGGCATCCATATCGAGATGACCGGCAAGGCGGTGACCGAATGCACCGGTGGTGCACGGGCCATCTCCGAGGACGAACTGTCCGCACGCTACCACACGCATTGCGATCCCCGCCTCAACGCCGATCAGGCGCTGGAGCTGGCCTTCCTGGTGGCGGAGAACATCAAGAAGGAACGTGAGGAGCGCAACGCGAGCGCTGCTGCCGTTTCCTGA
- a CDS encoding VIT1/CCC1 transporter family protein: protein MQLEHDHSPKAIAERLGEGPNVNYLRDWVYGGIDGAVTTFAIVAGVIGAELSASIVLILGLANLLADGFSMAAANYSGTKTEVDDYQRLHAMEERHIAVDPMGEREEIRQIFHAKGYEGDDLEMMVDLITSRRQTWIDTMLSEEFGLATTLRSPLRAALTTFAAFVIFGSVPLMPFVFASGAGLAELSLAMTAVVFFAIGSMKSRWSTQSWYASGLETLSIGLAAAGIAWVIGYSLQGFAA from the coding sequence ATGCAACTTGAACACGACCACTCCCCCAAGGCAATCGCCGAACGGCTGGGAGAAGGCCCGAACGTCAACTACTTGCGCGACTGGGTCTATGGCGGGATCGACGGGGCCGTAACCACCTTCGCAATCGTCGCCGGCGTGATCGGGGCAGAACTTTCGGCCTCGATCGTGCTCATTCTGGGGCTGGCGAACCTGCTGGCGGACGGTTTTTCCATGGCAGCCGCCAACTATTCCGGGACCAAGACCGAGGTCGACGATTACCAGCGCCTGCACGCCATGGAGGAACGGCATATTGCCGTCGACCCGATGGGGGAGCGCGAGGAAATCCGCCAGATCTTTCATGCCAAAGGTTATGAGGGAGATGATCTTGAGATGATGGTCGACCTCATCACCTCGCGCCGCCAGACATGGATCGACACCATGCTGTCGGAGGAATTCGGCCTTGCCACAACGCTGCGCTCGCCCTTGCGCGCGGCTCTGACCACGTTCGCCGCCTTCGTGATCTTCGGCTCCGTGCCGCTCATGCCATTCGTGTTCGCGAGCGGCGCAGGCCTGGCGGAGCTTTCGCTCGCCATGACGGCGGTGGTGTTCTTCGCCATCGGCTCCATGAAAAGCCGCTGGTCGACACAGAGCTGGTACGCATCGGGGCTTGAAACGCTGAGCATTGGCCTTGCGGCCGCAGGCATTGCCTGGGTAATCGGCTACTCGCTGCAGGGCTTTGCCGCTTGA